From Dermochelys coriacea isolate rDerCor1 chromosome 23, rDerCor1.pri.v4, whole genome shotgun sequence, one genomic window encodes:
- the LOC119847267 gene encoding galactoside alpha-(1,2)-fucosyltransferase 2-like — translation MKLLNSWISFWLSLFITLWLLVILTVSTLLFLDSQFPIQGWRNPSLNDSGQSPSASYTEKGIWTINSLGHLGNQMGEYATLHALAKMNGRQAYILPDMHRQLAPLFRISLPVISRFRAWEIPWKDYELHDWMSEEYRHIEGKYVWLTGYPCSWTFYHHLRQEILQEFTFHDHIKEEANRYLTRLRGQRRNVTYLGVHVRRGDYVQVMTKRWKRVVADKAYLEKAMGYFRAKYQEPVFVVTSNGMEWCRENIDTSRGDVYFLGDGKESSPGRDFALLAHCNHTIMTIGTFGFWAAYLAGGETIYLANYTFPDSLFLKIFQPWAAFLPEWIGIDADLSPLWSGNSG, via the coding sequence ATGAAGCTACTGAACTCCTGGATCTCTTTCTGGCTATCTCTCTTCATCACCCTTTGGCTGCTGGTTATCCTGACTGTCTCCACCTTATTATTCCTGGACAGCCAGTTCCCCATCCAGGGATGGAGGAACCCATCTCTAAATGACTCAGGGCAGAGTCCATCTGCCTCCTACACAGAGAAGGGCATATGGACCATAAACTCCCTTGGGCACCTGGGGAACCAGATGGGGGAATACGCCACCCTCCACGCCCTGGCCAAGATGAACGGGCGCCAGGCCTATATCCTCCCAGACATGCACCGGCAGCTGGCACCGCTCTTCCGCATCAGCCTGCCTGTGATCTCCAGATTCAGGGCTTGGGAGATCCCGTGGAAGGACTATGAGCTCCACGACTGGATGTCGGAGGAGTACAGGCACATTGAGGGGAAATACGTCTGGCTCACAGGCTACCCCTGCTCCTGGACCTTCTACCACCACCTCCGGCAGGAGATCCTCCAGGAATTCACCTTCCATGACCACATCAAGGAGGAGGCCAACCGGTACCTGACCAGGCTGCGTGGGCAGCGCCGTAACGTGACCTATCTGGGTGTCCATGTCCGGAGAGGGGACTACGTCCAGGTGATGACCAAGCGCTGGAAGAGGGTGGTGGCAGACAAGGCCTACCTGGAGAAGGCCATGGGCTACTTCCGGGCCAAGTACCAGGAGCCGGTCTTCGTGGTGACCAGCAACGGGATGGAGTGGTGCCGGGAGAACATCGACACCTCACGGGGAGACGTGTATTTCTTGGGGGACGGGAAGGAGTCCTCGCCGGGGAGGGATTTTGCTCTCTTGGCTCATTGCAACCACACGATCATGACCATCGGGACCTTTGGCTTCTGGGCTGCCtacctggctgggggggagaccATCTACTTGGCCAACTACACCTTCCCCGACTCCCTCTTCCTCAAGATCTTCCAGCCCTGGGCCGCCTTCCTGCCCGAGTGGATCGGGATCGATGCCGATCTCTCCCCGCTGTGGAGCGGGAATTCTGGCTAA